The Amycolatopsis sp. DG1A-15b genome window below encodes:
- a CDS encoding ABC transporter permease — MTVIAPAPARRFSDAVVEVLALAGRRLTHLRNVPARLLAVTLNPLITMLAIGYVFKDAVIVPGSGSYPEFLFPAALMQVGLAGIAPTAIAVATDLNGGLTDRFRSLPIVRPAVLIGHSLGDFLVGLIALAITVASGLLVGGRVHTGVLPLLGGLALLVVFLYAMIWVGILLGLSLRNPEAIDGIGAVATLGLSFLSNAFMSTDRLPVWLRPVAEWNPVSSVTTAVRRLWGTPVDETGFPAQHPGVVVTITLAVTLVLAGSLSFRKYRTIA; from the coding sequence ATGACTGTGATTGCCCCGGCGCCGGCGCGGCGGTTTTCCGACGCCGTGGTGGAGGTGCTGGCGCTCGCCGGGCGCCGCCTCACCCACCTGCGCAACGTTCCGGCCCGCCTGCTGGCGGTCACCCTGAACCCGCTGATCACCATGCTGGCGATCGGGTACGTGTTCAAGGACGCGGTGATCGTGCCGGGCAGCGGCAGCTACCCGGAGTTCCTGTTCCCCGCCGCGCTGATGCAGGTGGGCCTGGCCGGCATCGCGCCCACCGCCATCGCCGTCGCCACCGACCTCAACGGCGGCCTGACCGACCGGTTCCGCTCGCTGCCGATCGTCCGGCCCGCCGTGCTGATCGGGCACTCCCTGGGTGACTTCCTGGTGGGCCTGATCGCGCTGGCGATCACCGTGGCGTCCGGCCTGCTCGTCGGCGGCCGGGTGCACACCGGGGTGCTGCCGCTGCTCGGCGGCCTCGCCCTGCTCGTCGTGTTCCTCTACGCGATGATCTGGGTCGGCATCCTGCTGGGGCTGTCGTTGCGCAACCCCGAGGCGATCGACGGTATCGGCGCGGTGGCGACGCTCGGCCTTTCCTTCCTCTCCAACGCCTTCATGTCGACCGACCGCCTGCCGGTGTGGCTGCGGCCGGTCGCGGAGTGGAACCCGGTCAGCTCGGTGACCACCGCGGTCCGCCGCCTGTGGGGCACGCCCGTCGACGAGACCGGATTCCCCGCCCAGCACCCGGGCGTGGTCGTGACGATCACCCTCGCCGTCACGCTGGTCCTGGCCGGGTCACTGAGCTTCCGCAAGTACCGCACGATCGCCTAG
- a CDS encoding MbtH family protein produces the protein MTSPFDDENGRFLVLVNAEEERSIWPVFAAVPPGWEVTLGESSRADAVAHVEATWTDLRPKSLRDAG, from the coding sequence GTGACGAGTCCTTTCGACGACGAGAACGGCCGGTTCCTCGTCCTGGTCAACGCCGAGGAAGAACGCAGCATCTGGCCGGTGTTCGCCGCGGTGCCGCCGGGGTGGGAGGTCACGCTGGGGGAGAGTTCCCGCGCGGACGCGGTCGCCCACGTCGAGGCCACCTGGACGGACCTGCGCCCGAAGAGCCTGCGGGACGCCGGCTGA
- a CDS encoding ATP-binding cassette domain-containing protein, with protein sequence MASDALDREAAIEVTGLRKGFGSHQALAGVDLRVPAGSVLGLLGPNGAGKTTTVRVLATLLRPDGGTARVAGFDVATQAKEVQRRIGLVGQYAAVDELLTGRQNLQLLGILLHLGRRGARARAAELLERFDLTDAADRAVGTYSGGMRRRLDLATCLIGRPSVLFLDEPTTGLDPASRSTLWGIVRALVDEGVTVLLTTQYLEEADYLADHIVVIDHGRVIAEGTADELKRKIGAERLEVAVADAKWLRPAVSALSGVSASAVTVDERKRSIAVELPDTAGGIAAAAAALRDAGVEYTDFALRRPTLDEVFLDLTGRPSVT encoded by the coding sequence ATGGCGAGCGACGCGCTCGACCGCGAAGCGGCCATCGAAGTCACCGGGCTGCGCAAGGGATTCGGCAGCCACCAAGCCCTCGCCGGCGTCGACCTGCGGGTGCCCGCGGGCTCGGTGCTGGGCCTGCTCGGCCCCAACGGCGCGGGCAAGACCACGACCGTCCGGGTGCTCGCGACGCTGCTGCGCCCGGACGGCGGCACCGCCCGGGTCGCCGGCTTCGACGTGGCCACGCAGGCGAAGGAGGTGCAGCGCCGGATCGGCCTCGTCGGCCAGTACGCCGCGGTCGACGAACTGCTCACCGGGCGGCAGAACCTCCAGCTGCTCGGCATACTGCTGCACCTCGGCCGGCGCGGCGCCCGGGCCCGGGCCGCCGAGCTGCTCGAGCGCTTCGACCTGACCGACGCCGCCGACCGCGCGGTCGGCACGTACTCCGGTGGCATGCGGCGGCGGCTCGACCTGGCGACCTGCCTCATCGGCCGCCCGTCGGTGCTGTTCCTCGACGAGCCGACCACCGGCCTCGACCCGGCGAGCCGCAGCACGCTGTGGGGGATCGTGCGGGCCCTGGTCGACGAGGGCGTCACGGTCCTGCTCACCACGCAGTACCTCGAGGAGGCCGACTACCTCGCCGACCACATCGTCGTGATCGACCACGGCCGGGTGATCGCCGAGGGCACCGCCGACGAGCTGAAGCGCAAGATCGGCGCGGAGCGGCTCGAGGTCGCCGTCGCCGACGCGAAGTGGCTCCGGCCCGCGGTATCGGCGCTGTCCGGGGTTTCGGCCTCGGCGGTGACCGTCGACGAACGCAAGCGGAGCATCGCGGTCGAACTGCCCGATACCGCCGGGGGCATCGCGGCCGCCGCGGCCGCCCTGCGCGACGCCGGCGTCGAGTACACCGACTTCGCCCTGCGCCGCCCGACGCTCGACGAGGTGTTCCTCGATCTCACCGGACGTCCTTCGGTCACTTGA